CGACCTCACCGCCGCCAGCGACGACTGGCCGGAAGGCGCGGTCGTCTTCGAGCACTTCTCCTCCCAGCTCGGCGAGCTCGACCCCGAGCAGGAGCACGAGTTCACCGTGCACCTGGAGGACTCCGCCGTCGACCTCGTCGTGCCCCGCGACCGGACCGTGCTGCAGACCCTGCGCGAGGCCGGCTGGGAGATCCCCTCCAACTGCCAGGAGGGTCTCTGCGGCACCTGTGAGGTGCCGGTGCTCGACGGGGCGGTCGACCACCGCGACGTCGTGCTCACCGCCGCCGAGCGACGGTCCGGGGACCGGATGATGTCCTGCTGCTCCCGTGCGGTCGGCGACCGGATCGTCCTCGGGCTCTGACCCGGCTACTGCTTCCTCTCCACCCAGCTTCTTCTGTCACCAGCTTTCTCAGCACACTCTTCCTATCCACCCACCCACTCCCTAAGGCGCACCATGTCGTTTGCCATGCTCGGCATCCTGCTGTCACTGGCGGTCCTGATCACCCTGGCCTACCGCGGCCACTCCGTGATCGTGGTCGCCCCCGTCGCCGCCGCCATCGCGGTCCTGATGTCAGGAGCACCGCTCCTGGCCAGCTACACCCAGATCATGATGCCCGCCCTCGGCGGGTTCATCGTCTCCTTCTTCCCGCTCTTCCTGGTGGGCGCGATCTTCGGCCGGCTGATGACGGTCAGCGGCTACGCCCAGGACCTCGCCGGGTGGATCTCCGGCCTGCTCGGTCCGCGGTTCGCCATCCTGGTCACGGTGCTCGCCACCGCCCTGCTGACCTACGGCGGGGTGAGCGCCTGGGTCGTGGTCTTCACCATCTTCCCGATCGCCACCGCCCTCTTCGAGGAGGCGGACATCCCGCGGCGGCTGATGCCGGCCGCCATCGCGCTGGGCATCTTCACCTTCGCCACCGCCGCGCTGCCCGGGTCGCCGCAGATCCACAACACGATCCCCACGAAGTTCTTCGGCACCAACACCTTCGCTGCTCCCGGCCTGGGCGTCCTCGCCGCGGCGCTCGTCTTCGGCCTCGGCATGCTGTGGCTCGACCGCCGGGCGAAGCAGCTCGCGCAGGCCGGTGAGTCCTTCGCCGACCCGACGCTGGCCGAGCTCAAGGAGGCGGAGCGAGGTGGGGGCGCCGTCCGCCCGGGCGCAGGCGCGATGCCTCGTCCCTCCGGTACGAACCCCGACGGCCTGGACGGCGAGCAGGGCCTCCAGCCCGCCGTCGGCGGAGGCTCCGCCGTGGCCACCATGCCGGCAGAGCCGGTCACCGACCGTCGCTCCCGGACCTCCGCGCTGACCGGACTCATCGGGATCAGCCCGGTCCTGGCGGTGGTGGCGATGAACGCGCTGTGCACCTACGCCATCTTCCCCGCCCTGGACTTCGGCTACCTGGCCGAGGACAAGTACGGCGCGACCTCCATCGACGCGCTCACCGGCGTCTGGGCGGTGACGGTGGCGATGCTCACCGGCATCGTGCTGATCTTCGCGATGCGCCCCGGCTCGTTCACCGAGTACGTCGAGGGCCTCACCGAGGGCGCCAAGAACGCCGTGCTGCCGGTCTTCACCACGGCCAGCGAGGTCGCCTACGGCGCGGTGATCGCGTCCCTGGCGGTCTTCGCGGTGATCCGCGACGGACTGTTCGGCCTCAGCGACAACCCGCTGATCGTCGCGGCCGCCTCCACCTCCGGCATCTCCGGCCTGACCGGCTCCGCGTCGGGCGGGCTGACCATCACCCTGCAGACCTTCGGTGCCGACCTGGCGGCGATGGCCGCCGACCAGGGCATCTCCATGGACCTGCTGCACCGGGTCACCGCGATGGCCTCGATCGGCTTCGACTCGATGCCCCACAACGGCGCGATCATCACCTTGCTGCTCGTGTGCGGGCTGACCCACCGTGAGTCCTACAAGGACATCTTCGTGGTGACCGTCGTCGTCCCGGTGATCGGCCTGCTGGCCGTGCTGGGCCTCGGCTTCACCGTCGGCTCGTTCTGACCCGTTCCCACCGGCAGGCCCCGGCCTGCTCGACCCGAAAGGCGTGATCATGGCCCACTACCGCCAGATCGGACCGGTGCCCAAGCAGCGGCACACCCTGCACAAGG
The window above is part of the Nocardioides campestrisoli genome. Proteins encoded here:
- a CDS encoding GntP family permease, giving the protein MSFAMLGILLSLAVLITLAYRGHSVIVVAPVAAAIAVLMSGAPLLASYTQIMMPALGGFIVSFFPLFLVGAIFGRLMTVSGYAQDLAGWISGLLGPRFAILVTVLATALLTYGGVSAWVVVFTIFPIATALFEEADIPRRLMPAAIALGIFTFATAALPGSPQIHNTIPTKFFGTNTFAAPGLGVLAAALVFGLGMLWLDRRAKQLAQAGESFADPTLAELKEAERGGGAVRPGAGAMPRPSGTNPDGLDGEQGLQPAVGGGSAVATMPAEPVTDRRSRTSALTGLIGISPVLAVVAMNALCTYAIFPALDFGYLAEDKYGATSIDALTGVWAVTVAMLTGIVLIFAMRPGSFTEYVEGLTEGAKNAVLPVFTTASEVAYGAVIASLAVFAVIRDGLFGLSDNPLIVAAASTSGISGLTGSASGGLTITLQTFGADLAAMAADQGISMDLLHRVTAMASIGFDSMPHNGAIITLLLVCGLTHRESYKDIFVVTVVVPVIGLLAVLGLGFTVGSF